The Polyangium aurulentum genomic interval GCGCGGTCGGTTCGTGCGCGTGGCTGCGGTAGTATACTTCCCGATGGATCTCTCCGTCTTGGCGAAGCAGGTCGCCCGGCTCTCGTTGGGCAAGCGTCTTCCCGAGGGGGTGTACGTCCACGTCGAAGCCTTGCCTCGCCTATCCGCGGAGCTGCGCGCGGCGGTCGATGCCGCAGCTGCGATCGCGGAGGTCGATGCCGCCGCATTCCACGTGGTCAAGTTCGCCAAGCGCGGTGCCAAGATCTCGCTCCTCGCCTACCCGACGTTCTTCCAGGAGGCGTTCCCCTGCCTCACGGAGTCGTGGGTCGTCGACCTCGCGTCGCACTCGGTCACCCACCGAACCTACGCACCGGACGGGAACCCGCCAATCCTCCACCGCAAGGAGGTGCTGCTCCCGCCGGACCACCCCAGGGTTCCGGAGTTCGCCGCGCTGACGACCCGTGCGACAGAGTTCGGCCTCTTTGAAGACACGAAGGCGATCGGAACCAAGAACGCGTGGACCGCCAAGCTCGAGCGCCTAGGGCTCCGCCTGGACGGCCACCAGCTCGTCGAGACGCGCCGGGAAGCGTCAGCCGCATCCCACGGCGACTGCTCTGAGCCCGTCGTGCAGCGCCACCGGACGGCGCTGCAACGGTACAGCCTGTCGACTCCCGCGCAGGCGCTGTGGCGCTACGGCTTCCTCGACACTGGTTCGTCCCTGTTCGACTATGGATGCGGCCGAGGGGATGACGTCCGCATCTTGAAAAGCCTGGGTATCAACGCGACCGGCTGGGATCCGCACTTCGCGCCGAAGGAGCCCAAGCAAGACGCCGATGTGGTCAATATCGGCTTCGTCATCAACGTCATCGAGAATGCCCAGGAGCGGCGCGAGGCCCTCGCCGGGGCCTACGCGCTTGCGCGTAAGGTCCTTGCGGTCGCCGCCCTTATCGGTGGCCGCACAGCGTACGAGCGGCATCGCCTCTTTCGCGACGGCGTGCTCACGAGCCGCGGAACCTTCCAGAAGTATTTCTCGCAGCAGGAGCTTCGCGAATACATCGAGACAACCCTAGGGCGGGAGCCGATCGCCGTCGAACCGGGGCTCTTTCTGGTGTTCAGGGACGATGTCGAGGAGCAGCGGTTCCTGGCAGCGAAGCAGACCCGCGCTCGCTGTACCGTGCGGCTCACGAAACCCGCGAAGCCCGAGGCGACAAAGCACGCGCCCCGCCCGACGCGTTGGGAGCAGCACCGTGCGCTGCTCGAAGCCTTTTGGGATCGATGCCTCCAGCTCGGCCGACTTCCCAAGGACAGCGAGTTCCCACGCCTCGCCGAGCTGCGCGGAGCCGTGGGTACGCCGCAGATGGTGCTACGCAAGCTTCGGGAGGAGCGCGGCGAAGCATCTCTCGAAGCGGCGCGCACGGCGCGCATGGAGGACCTCCTCGTCTACCTGGCACTGAACCTGTTTGAGCGGCGGCGCTCGTTCCGGCACCTGCCGGAGAACCTTCAGCACGACATCGGGTGCTTCTGGGGGTCCTACGCCGCGGCCCAGGCCGAGGGAACGAAGACCCTATTCTCGCTTGGAACCCCGGAGGTCATCCACAAGGCGTGCGCGACAGCTGCCGCGGAGGGCGTAGGCTACCTGGACCGCGACCACTCCTTGCAGCTCCACTCGTCGCTCGTCGCGCGGCTGCCGGCGGTGTTGCGCATCTACATCGGCTGCGCGGCGCGCCTCTATGGCGAGGTCGACACCGCGGACCTCGTCAAGATCCACGTCCACTCCGGGAAGCTCAGCCTCATGGCGTACGACGACTTCAGCGGCCGTCCGCTGCCGCGGCTTCTCGAGCGCGTCAAGATCAACCTCCGCACGCAAAACGTCCAGTTCTTCGATTACGATAACAGCGCGCCGGTCCAGTACCTCTACCGGAAGTCTCGCTACATTCCGCCGGACTTTGAGCGATACGAGGAGCAGGTGGCGTTCGACAAAGCCGTCGAGTCCCTCGGACTTGACATGGCGGACCACGGTCCCCAAGCGAGCGTCTTCGAGGAGACGCTGCGCGAACGTCGCCTGAAGATTCAGGACTTTGCGCTCGTTCCGATGCACGGAGGGGCAGGAACGGGCGGGCAGTGAGCTCCGGGTCAGCTCAGATTGAACAGATCAGGCAACCTTCCGACTTTTCGGGCTCGTCCTCATCCGCATCGTCACACAGAACCTGAATAAGCCGCCGTTTCGTCGCCGCTCCACGCTTCCGGGCCTGCGACTCTTCCCATTCTCGCTTGATCTCCGTCATGCGCTCGGGCCGCTCCAGCTCCGTAAGCGACTCATTGGCATTCCAGTAGAATGGGCCACCGTGTTCAAGGCTCTTTGCCTCGTAGTTCTTGGCCTCCTCGAACAGGTCCGGGTGTTTCTCCTTCAGCCGCACCCACTCGATGCGCTGTTGGTAAAAGCAGAAGTAGCAGCCGGAGCGCGAACGCCCCCACGCCATGTAGGGCGGAAGGCCAAGTCCCGACTCCTCCAAGATTCGGATGATGTCAGCGCGCACGAGGCCGTCCTCACGGAAGGGGTACACGGCCTTGATATTGGGCTTGTGACTGATATAGCCCTCACGATCTTCGTCCGCTCGCAGGCCCACGTAGTTGATGACGGGGTCAGTACCAACGTAGTCCTCGAAGGGCTTGAGCTTCAGCATCCTCGTGCACCAGCGGCGGTGGTTCGACGGAATCATGTTGCCGTAGACCTTGAGCCAGTGGTCGAAGGTGTTGCCGGAAGTCGTGCGGGCGATCGGCTTGCCCAGGTACGCCTCGAGCCGGGCCAGGTAGTCCTCGGTTTCTCTGAGCTCCTTCCCCGAATCGTGGAAGATGTACTCCATCTCGGGGACCCGGTCACGCATGTACACGGCGAGTGCGGCGCTGTCTTTTCCGCCGGAAAGGCTCAGGATATGGCGCGGCGCCTTGCTCATTGGGCCGAACCCTCCGAGTGCTCGAAGGAGACCCCGGCACGCGGGATAGCGTCGTGCGCAGCATCGGCTGCGCCGTTCGCACGGGCCTCCGGCGCGAGATCCATGAGCACTCTCGATGTCACCACGAGCCGGAGGTGCTCGGACTTCGGTAACAGATCCCTGATGCGCTGCTCGACCTCGGCGACCGCCTGAAGATCGTCCTGGGAGACGTGTACCACGCGGTCACATTCGGTGCCGTCAGCACGCGTCACGACCACCCGAAGCGCCGACGCGAAGACGCCCGGATTCTTGTCAGCCGCCAAGCTCTCTACTCGCCGGAAGCGCTCGGCAAGTCGGGTCACCTCGTCTGCATAGACCCGCTCATCCACATCGACCCAGCGAGCCGGCGGCTTTGCCGTGACAAGACTTGCGATGGACTCCAGCCAGCGCTCGTACGGGAGATTGGCATCACGCAGGCGAAGGCAGAACGCCTTGAGCTGCGGTTCGTGGACCGTGACGAGCACAGCCTTGGCTCGCGCGGCAAGTTGCTCACGAGCAGACGGTGCGGCACTCGGAACGTCGAGCGCGGTGAAGAGGACCGCCCCGTTCCTGCCCTGAAGAGCCTGGTATGCCCCGCGAAGCTCGTCCAGCGCCGAGCGGAGCGTGCTCACGAACACCTGGACGGCCGCGTCGTCGACGGTTTCATTCGGAGGGATGGGTGCAACGCCACACGCCACCGGCAAATCGCGGAACAGAAGCTTGACGGGTTCGCGTGCGTCGATGAGAACGTTCCGCACTGCCTTGGCCGTGACGGAGAGTGCGCCCGTCTTCTTGGCGTAGTCAGGCAGGCGCGCTGCAAACGTACACAGGGGGGTCACGATGTCGAGAAGGACGGGCTTTCGTTCCGGGGGGACACTAATATCGAGCAACGTGATGAGCTGATCGAGAACTTCAGCGCGAACCCCGGCGACCCGTGCGAGCTGCACTTCGAACGTCTCGGGCGCCTTCACGAGCCGCAGAAACTCCGGCGCCCCAATCCTGACCGTGAAGCCCCCATCTTCGTAGAACGCTAGTTCGTGCTCGCGTGCTTTGATGTAGACGGCGAAGAGGATGGGAATGAGCCCATCACGAGCGCCATACGGCGCTTCTTTCAGCGCGGCGAAGATGGCGGCGACATTCACGCGACCATCCGGCGTGTTCTCGAGCATATCGCGAATCCGCGCAAACGCCGGGCGCAGATTGCAGGGATCATGCCCTTCGGAAGGCTCTGTGATCGCGTGTGTTTCGCCGAAGTGCCGATGGACGCCCCCGTGCTTTAGGATCGATAGATAGATCGACTTCTCGGGCGGTGCCTTCGCCGTGTCGAGTCCTAGCATCGGCTGGCTCGCGGACGTCAAGATGCGCCCAATGAGCAGCATGCGCGCCTTCGCGGCCGCAGAACTCAGGGCCCGGCGGTTCACGAGTTCACTCGTGATGCGGGGCGCTTCTGCGAACACGTCGTCGCAGATGTGCGAGAGGTAATCGAGCAACTGACGACCATTGCGGATGGTCGTTTCCTCGCCGAGGCGAAACCACGTAAGACCCGGTGCCGTCGAGGGACCGTGCAGGCCGATGAAGCGGTCGAGCTGCCGGCGCATGGTTCGTCGTGCCGCACTGAGCTGTCGGGCTGCCTCCTCAGCCGCATAGGGGTCGTGATTCAGCTCGGGCGTGTTCTCCAGCACCCACTCCCATGCGCGAGCTTCCTGCACCGCCACAGCAAGGTTCGCGAGCGGCATGGGCACGGCAATCAAGACGTTAGCTTGGAGAGCAGGCCCCTCGGTCCGTGCGAACCGCAGGGCCTCCTCCCGCTCGCTCGGCGTGTCGCAGAGCGGGACGAGTACAAGGCCGTCCGACTGGCCATCGGCGACGGCCGTCGCTTTTCCCAACTCCACGACCGGGACGAACCGCACTTTGAAGTGTCGCAGCGTGCCCGTCTCGATGTGGTGGCGCCGCGCGACCAGCGGACGCGTATCGAGGTGCGTGCCGATGAGCGGAGAAACTCGATCCACAGGACCTAGGGCCCGCTGCGCCTGCTGGAACGCCTGTTCGAGATTCACGCTCGTGTGAGCCCACAGGCAATACCCACCGGCAGCGCCGCGGTTATAAAGCAAGTGCCGACGCTTGAGCGACGCAATCGTCGCTGCCATGCGATCTTCGATGCCCTTGCCCGCCGGTCCCATGGCTGCAACCACCGCCTCCTCCGAGGCGATTAAGTCATCCGTGTCGAGGAGGTTCAGGAGCCCGATCGTCTTGAGCACCTGAAGCTCGAACGCGTCCTCCCGTGACGCGCGGTCAATC includes:
- a CDS encoding DNA phosphorothioation-associated putative methyltransferase; translated protein: MDLSVLAKQVARLSLGKRLPEGVYVHVEALPRLSAELRAAVDAAAAIAEVDAAAFHVVKFAKRGAKISLLAYPTFFQEAFPCLTESWVVDLASHSVTHRTYAPDGNPPILHRKEVLLPPDHPRVPEFAALTTRATEFGLFEDTKAIGTKNAWTAKLERLGLRLDGHQLVETRREASAASHGDCSEPVVQRHRTALQRYSLSTPAQALWRYGFLDTGSSLFDYGCGRGDDVRILKSLGINATGWDPHFAPKEPKQDADVVNIGFVINVIENAQERREALAGAYALARKVLAVAALIGGRTAYERHRLFRDGVLTSRGTFQKYFSQQELREYIETTLGREPIAVEPGLFLVFRDDVEEQRFLAAKQTRARCTVRLTKPAKPEATKHAPRPTRWEQHRALLEAFWDRCLQLGRLPKDSEFPRLAELRGAVGTPQMVLRKLREERGEASLEAARTARMEDLLVYLALNLFERRRSFRHLPENLQHDIGCFWGSYAAAQAEGTKTLFSLGTPEVIHKACATAAAEGVGYLDRDHSLQLHSSLVARLPAVLRIYIGCAARLYGEVDTADLVKIHVHSGKLSLMAYDDFSGRPLPRLLERVKINLRTQNVQFFDYDNSAPVQYLYRKSRYIPPDFERYEEQVAFDKAVESLGLDMADHGPQASVFEETLRERRLKIQDFALVPMHGGAGTGGQ
- a CDS encoding phosphoadenosine phosphosulfate reductase family protein, with protein sequence MSKAPRHILSLSGGKDSAALAVYMRDRVPEMEYIFHDSGKELRETEDYLARLEAYLGKPIARTTSGNTFDHWLKVYGNMIPSNHRRWCTRMLKLKPFEDYVGTDPVINYVGLRADEDREGYISHKPNIKAVYPFREDGLVRADIIRILEESGLGLPPYMAWGRSRSGCYFCFYQQRIEWVRLKEKHPDLFEEAKNYEAKSLEHGGPFYWNANESLTELERPERMTEIKREWEESQARKRGAATKRRLIQVLCDDADEDEPEKSEGCLICSI